In Paenarthrobacter sp. GOM3, a single window of DNA contains:
- a CDS encoding glutaminase — MDIQNLLDDIVGAVQPHVGQGNVADYIPQLGAVDAQQFGISVATRDGEVYSAGDAHVDFSIQSISKVFALALVLAFDGDSIWKRVFREPSGNPFNSLVQLESEDGIPRNPFINAGAIVVTDRLLSLTGNAAHAVRDLMRQETTKETIDTDHHVAGSELANSHRNASLAHFLASCGNLENPVEDVLDSYAKQCALAMTCEDLALATRFLAANGLGADGNLVLSPAQTKRINAVMLTCGTYDAAGEFAYRVGLPGKSGVGGGIAAVVPNKCSISVWSPGLGKSGNSVAGVAALDEFTTRTGWSVF; from the coding sequence ATGGATATCCAGAATCTCCTCGACGACATCGTCGGGGCCGTGCAGCCGCATGTCGGTCAGGGAAACGTGGCTGACTACATCCCCCAGCTCGGGGCCGTGGATGCCCAACAATTCGGCATTTCGGTGGCCACCCGTGACGGCGAGGTGTATTCAGCAGGAGACGCCCACGTGGACTTTTCCATCCAAAGCATCTCCAAAGTCTTTGCGCTGGCCCTGGTGCTGGCCTTTGACGGAGACAGTATTTGGAAGCGGGTGTTCCGGGAGCCTTCCGGCAACCCCTTCAATTCGTTGGTCCAGTTGGAGAGCGAGGACGGCATTCCCCGGAACCCGTTCATCAACGCCGGAGCCATTGTGGTGACGGACCGGCTCCTCAGCCTGACAGGAAACGCCGCCCATGCCGTGCGGGACTTGATGCGTCAGGAGACCACCAAGGAAACCATCGACACCGATCACCACGTCGCCGGTTCGGAACTGGCCAACAGCCACCGCAATGCTTCTTTGGCACACTTCCTGGCAAGCTGCGGCAACCTGGAGAACCCCGTGGAGGATGTCCTGGACTCCTATGCGAAGCAATGCGCATTGGCCATGACGTGCGAAGACCTTGCGCTCGCAACACGCTTCCTGGCCGCCAACGGGCTGGGTGCTGACGGAAACCTGGTTCTCTCCCCGGCGCAGACCAAGCGGATCAACGCCGTCATGCTCACCTGCGGAACGTACGATGCCGCTGGCGAATTTGCCTACCGTGTGGGACTACCTGGCAAGAGTGGTGTTGGCGGCGGCATTGCGGCAGTGGTTCCCAACAAGTGCTCCATCAGTGTCTGGAGCCCTGGCTTGGGGAAGTCCGGCAACTCGGTAGCAGGCGTGGCGGCGCTGGACGAATTCACAACACGCACAGGATGGTCGGTCTTTTAG
- a CDS encoding amino acid permease, which yields MAADPPSSAFAQEETGYRKTLKPRQIQMIAIGGAIGTGLFMGAGGRLNGSGPALVLVYAVCGSFAFLILRALGELVLYRPTSGSFVSYAREFYGEKMAYTAGWLYFLNWAMTSIVDVTAVALYVKFWGQYWAPINDVPQWLIALIALVVVLALNLVSVKIFGEMEFWFAMIKVGALVTFLVVGICFIVFGGRTDIGVPGLNVIAENGGMFPMGSVAPLLAISGVVFAYAAVELVGTAAGETAQPHKVMPKAVNTVVIRIGVFYVGSVLLLSLLLPFTSYKAGESPFVTFFSHLGDPQAGAISASVMNFVVLTAALSSLNAGLYSTGRILRSMAVNGSAPQFTGRISASGVPYGGILLTAVITLVGVGLNAVVPSQVFEIVLEISAVGIIGGWATIMLCHIKLQHWVRSGKVARPAFRLFGAPFTSYLTLGFLAFVVVTMGFSETGRWVLASLLVLVPLLIAGWYAYRGRIRTALTS from the coding sequence CTGGCCGCCGATCCGCCGTCGAGCGCTTTCGCCCAAGAGGAAACCGGCTACCGCAAGACCCTCAAGCCCCGGCAGATCCAGATGATCGCCATCGGCGGCGCAATCGGTACCGGCCTTTTCATGGGCGCCGGAGGCCGCCTGAACGGATCCGGACCAGCGCTGGTCCTGGTCTATGCCGTCTGCGGATCCTTCGCTTTCCTGATCCTGCGGGCACTGGGCGAGTTGGTGCTGTACCGCCCCACCTCCGGCTCGTTCGTTTCCTACGCCCGGGAGTTCTATGGCGAGAAGATGGCCTACACCGCGGGCTGGCTCTACTTCCTGAACTGGGCCATGACCTCCATTGTGGACGTCACCGCGGTTGCCCTGTACGTGAAGTTCTGGGGCCAATACTGGGCACCCATCAATGACGTCCCGCAGTGGTTGATCGCGTTGATTGCTTTGGTAGTGGTGCTCGCCCTGAACCTGGTGTCCGTGAAGATCTTTGGCGAGATGGAGTTCTGGTTCGCCATGATCAAGGTTGGCGCCTTGGTGACGTTCCTCGTGGTAGGAATCTGCTTCATCGTTTTCGGCGGCCGGACGGACATTGGCGTTCCGGGCCTCAACGTCATCGCGGAGAACGGTGGCATGTTCCCCATGGGCTCCGTGGCGCCGCTCCTGGCCATCAGCGGCGTGGTGTTCGCCTATGCTGCTGTGGAACTCGTGGGCACCGCGGCCGGAGAAACGGCCCAACCCCACAAGGTGATGCCCAAGGCCGTGAACACCGTAGTGATCCGCATCGGAGTCTTCTATGTGGGCTCAGTGCTGCTGCTCTCGCTCCTGCTTCCCTTCACGTCCTACAAGGCCGGCGAATCCCCGTTTGTCACGTTCTTCTCGCACCTCGGCGATCCGCAGGCCGGAGCCATCTCGGCGTCCGTGATGAACTTCGTGGTCCTCACCGCAGCGCTCTCCAGCCTCAACGCAGGCCTCTACTCCACCGGCCGCATCCTCCGCTCCATGGCAGTGAACGGCTCCGCTCCACAATTCACCGGACGGATCAGCGCGTCCGGAGTGCCCTACGGTGGCATCCTGCTGACTGCGGTCATCACCTTGGTGGGCGTTGGATTGAACGCCGTTGTCCCCTCGCAAGTCTTTGAGATCGTGCTGGAAATCTCGGCCGTGGGAATCATCGGCGGCTGGGCCACCATCATGCTGTGCCACATCAAGCTCCAGCACTGGGTCCGCAGCGGCAAAGTGGCGCGGCCGGCGTTCCGGCTCTTCGGAGCACCTTTTACTTCCTATCTCACCCTCGGGTTCCTGGCCTTTGTGGTGGTCACCATGGGCTTCTCGGAAACAGGCCGCTGGGTTCTCGCGTCATTGCTGGTGCTGGTGCCGCTCCTGATCGCGGGCTGGTATGCGTATCGCGGCCGCATCCGCACAGCGCTGACTTCTTAG
- a CDS encoding FAD-dependent oxidoreductase — translation MSISTPVGSADRPLRVAVIGSGPAGVYAADILTKSEAVKSGELTVSIDLFDRYPAPYGLIRYGVAPDHPRIKGIVNALHKVLDRGDIRFFGNVDYGTDISIEDLRKHYDAIIFATGAIKDADLNIPGIELEGSFGGADFVSWFDGHPDVPREWPLEAKEIAVLGNGNVALDVARVLSKHADDLLVTEIPDNVYAGLKSSPVTDVHVFGRRGPAQVKFTPLELRELSHSKDVDIILYAEDFEFDEESDRQIQSNNQIKTMVGTLTNWIAEQPEDLSELTASRRLHLHFLHSPVEIVDSTETPGKVAGIKFERTELDGTGNARGTGEFIDYPVQAVYRAIGYFGSALPDVEFDHKKGVVTNDGGRVLDAEGQHVPGLYATGWIKRGPVGLIGHTKGDALETVTYLLEDRENLPVAEVPAADAVVDLLDARGVKFTSWEGWLALDAHELALGAAATEAGGSHGVEVKRERIKVVPREDMVNISRDGVSVDV, via the coding sequence GTGTCAATTAGCACCCCCGTAGGTTCTGCGGACCGTCCGCTCCGCGTCGCCGTGATCGGCTCCGGTCCGGCCGGCGTGTACGCAGCGGACATCCTGACCAAGAGCGAAGCCGTCAAGAGTGGCGAACTCACCGTCAGCATCGACCTCTTTGACCGTTACCCCGCACCCTACGGCCTGATCCGTTACGGCGTTGCCCCGGACCACCCCCGCATCAAGGGCATCGTCAACGCCCTGCACAAGGTCCTGGACCGCGGCGACATCCGCTTCTTCGGCAACGTTGACTACGGCACGGACATCTCCATCGAGGACCTCCGCAAGCACTACGACGCCATCATCTTCGCCACGGGCGCCATCAAGGACGCAGACCTGAACATCCCGGGCATCGAACTCGAGGGCTCCTTCGGCGGCGCCGACTTCGTTTCCTGGTTCGACGGACACCCGGACGTTCCGCGCGAATGGCCGCTGGAAGCCAAGGAAATCGCCGTCCTCGGCAACGGCAACGTTGCCCTGGATGTTGCCCGCGTCCTGTCCAAGCACGCCGATGACCTCCTGGTCACCGAAATTCCGGACAACGTCTACGCCGGCCTGAAGAGCTCCCCGGTCACGGACGTCCACGTCTTCGGCCGCCGTGGGCCGGCGCAGGTGAAGTTCACCCCGCTGGAACTGCGTGAACTCTCGCACTCCAAGGACGTGGACATCATCCTCTACGCCGAGGACTTCGAATTCGACGAAGAATCCGACCGCCAGATCCAGAGCAACAACCAGATCAAGACCATGGTTGGCACACTCACCAACTGGATCGCCGAGCAGCCCGAGGACCTTTCCGAACTCACGGCCTCCCGCCGCCTGCACCTGCACTTCCTGCACAGCCCGGTTGAGATCGTCGACTCCACCGAAACCCCGGGCAAGGTTGCCGGAATCAAGTTCGAGCGCACCGAACTGGACGGCACGGGCAACGCACGGGGCACCGGAGAGTTCATCGACTACCCGGTCCAGGCCGTATACCGTGCCATCGGTTACTTCGGCTCGGCCCTGCCTGACGTCGAATTCGACCACAAGAAGGGCGTCGTCACGAACGACGGCGGCCGCGTCCTTGACGCCGAGGGCCAGCACGTGCCGGGCCTCTACGCGACGGGTTGGATCAAGCGTGGTCCTGTCGGCCTCATTGGCCACACCAAGGGCGATGCCCTGGAAACGGTTACCTACCTCTTGGAGGACCGCGAAAACCTGCCGGTCGCCGAAGTTCCTGCGGCAGACGCGGTCGTGGATCTGCTCGACGCCCGCGGTGTGAAGTTCACCAGCTGGGAAGGCTGGCTGGCACTCGATGCGCACGAGCTCGCCCTCGGCGCAGCGGCCACCGAAGCCGGCGGTTCGCACGGCGTTGAGGTCAAGCGTGAGCGCATCAAGGTTGTCCCCCGCGAGGACATGGTTAACATCTCCCGCGACGGCGTTTCCGTAGACGTCTAA
- the cobA gene encoding uroporphyrinogen-III C-methyltransferase: MAIQDIYPTALRLLGRPVLVVGGGPVAERRARGLLDAGAKVTVVAPVATENLHGLAASGLLTLEQREYRTADVDGVWFVQTATGTSAVDTQVAADAEAQRIWCVNASDHEASAAWTPAVAVVDDVKIAINAGGDPRRAMALRNAVATALETGDLPLRRHRKPDASGTAPAGSVALVGGGPGDSGLITVRGRRLLGQADVVVADRLGPRELLRELAPDVRVIEVGKTPGHHPVPQLEINRILVDEALKGNRVVRLKGGDPYVLGRGGEEAEFCRQNGVEVEVVSGVTSAISVPAAAGIPVTHRGLAKGFSVVTGHEELSEVPARPDHTVVLLMGVAQLRDSAAALAGSGLPLDTPVGIVENGYLPDQRVTIGTLGTIADQAKAVGVANPAVIVIGDVVRVSPFAPQHFKTADYSTITPNRPRVRSN; this comes from the coding sequence ATGGCAATACAGGACATTTACCCCACCGCGCTGCGGCTGCTCGGCCGCCCGGTGCTGGTGGTGGGCGGCGGCCCCGTCGCGGAACGCCGCGCCAGGGGACTGCTCGACGCCGGTGCGAAAGTTACCGTCGTCGCCCCCGTTGCCACCGAAAACCTTCACGGTCTCGCCGCTTCCGGGCTGCTCACCTTGGAGCAGCGCGAGTACCGCACGGCAGACGTCGACGGCGTCTGGTTCGTCCAGACGGCCACGGGCACTTCCGCTGTGGACACCCAAGTAGCGGCCGACGCCGAAGCGCAGCGCATCTGGTGCGTCAACGCCTCCGATCACGAAGCATCAGCCGCCTGGACACCCGCCGTTGCCGTGGTGGACGACGTCAAGATCGCCATTAACGCCGGGGGAGACCCACGACGCGCCATGGCCCTTCGGAACGCAGTGGCAACCGCCCTGGAGACAGGTGACCTGCCGCTCCGCCGGCACCGTAAACCGGATGCGTCCGGCACCGCACCGGCTGGCTCTGTCGCCCTCGTGGGCGGCGGTCCGGGCGACTCGGGACTCATCACAGTCCGCGGCAGGCGCCTACTGGGCCAGGCCGACGTCGTGGTGGCAGACCGTCTTGGCCCGCGCGAGCTGCTGAGAGAGCTTGCCCCGGATGTTCGCGTGATCGAGGTCGGCAAGACGCCCGGTCACCATCCCGTTCCACAACTGGAGATCAACCGCATCCTCGTGGACGAAGCCCTCAAGGGCAACCGCGTGGTCCGGCTCAAAGGCGGCGATCCCTATGTCCTGGGGCGCGGCGGCGAGGAAGCAGAGTTCTGCCGGCAGAACGGCGTCGAGGTTGAAGTGGTGTCCGGCGTGACGTCGGCAATTTCCGTTCCGGCTGCCGCGGGTATTCCCGTAACGCACCGCGGCTTGGCCAAGGGCTTCAGCGTGGTGACCGGCCATGAAGAGCTGTCCGAGGTCCCCGCACGCCCCGATCACACTGTGGTGTTGCTCATGGGAGTGGCGCAATTGCGTGATTCCGCGGCTGCCCTGGCTGGCTCGGGTCTGCCTTTGGACACTCCAGTAGGTATCGTTGAGAACGGGTATTTGCCGGACCAGCGCGTCACCATCGGTACGTTGGGGACCATTGCGGACCAGGCGAAAGCCGTCGGCGTGGCCAATCCAGCGGTCATTGTGATCGGCGACGTCGTCCGTGTCAGCCCCTTCGCGCCGCAGCATTTCAAGACCGCTGACTACAGCACCATCACCCCCAACCGCCCGCGCGTTCGCAGTAACTGA
- a CDS encoding PucR family transcriptional regulator, whose protein sequence is MKALEIDDDGVVTLLSDVLEDLGVGNARLLLAPAEDNRTVRETVIVDAEDDDEIRPGALVMLIGARGRAALPALRRIIAGRPTAVAVKGSERELEAAAELLQPTGIGLVAVAPGLRWDKFESIALDRVRENDVPGETPTSVHRDLFAIAQTTATLTNGHVVIEDPGNRVLAYSPASNDVDELRRLSILARRGPEKYQKLLKESGVYKHLQSTEAPVHVEANLDAGLRERVAIGIHAGSRVMGYIWLQEGAEPLAANTDRIMVGAARHAAIELVRHRNEQSQSMREDRVSSLLSGTAQVHSQAQSAGIDPSKPAALVLISAGGLSQSAAGLQLRRGELSKVASIHAAAYRPGAVVGALGMETAIILPDLDPLKSLPAINRLVNTIVRDATTHLHFQVQAAVGPIVPRLDDLHATLDHVRSVLKVMEAAPDVRVASYSDVETTVLTRELLELLESRTSLRHAGITRLCSRYPEFALTLLTYLEFFGDVNRCAEELAVHRNTVHYRLRRACEVAGLDLHSADERLLAHLQIRLWTYAGTKG, encoded by the coding sequence TTGAAAGCTTTGGAAATTGACGACGACGGAGTCGTCACCTTATTGAGCGATGTCCTTGAAGATCTGGGTGTCGGCAACGCCCGGCTGCTGCTGGCCCCGGCAGAGGACAACAGAACAGTTCGCGAAACGGTCATTGTTGATGCTGAAGACGACGACGAGATCCGTCCCGGCGCCCTGGTCATGTTGATCGGCGCTCGCGGGCGTGCGGCGCTCCCTGCACTCCGCCGCATCATCGCTGGACGTCCCACAGCAGTTGCTGTCAAGGGCAGTGAACGCGAGCTGGAAGCCGCAGCAGAGTTGCTCCAACCAACCGGCATTGGACTGGTGGCGGTTGCCCCGGGACTCCGCTGGGATAAGTTCGAGAGCATCGCGCTGGACCGGGTCCGTGAGAACGATGTGCCAGGCGAAACCCCCACGTCAGTTCACCGCGACTTATTCGCGATCGCCCAAACCACGGCCACACTTACCAATGGCCACGTGGTGATCGAAGATCCGGGCAACAGGGTTCTTGCATACTCCCCGGCATCCAATGACGTTGACGAGCTCCGCCGGCTGTCCATCCTGGCGAGGCGTGGTCCTGAAAAGTACCAAAAACTCCTGAAGGAATCAGGGGTTTACAAGCACCTGCAGTCCACTGAAGCGCCTGTCCACGTGGAAGCCAACCTTGATGCCGGTCTTCGTGAACGTGTGGCAATCGGCATTCACGCGGGCAGCCGGGTCATGGGATACATCTGGTTGCAGGAAGGTGCTGAACCTTTGGCGGCCAACACGGACCGCATCATGGTGGGTGCGGCCAGGCATGCGGCCATCGAATTGGTACGCCACCGCAACGAGCAGTCCCAGTCGATGCGCGAGGACCGGGTGTCCAGCCTGCTCAGTGGAACGGCACAAGTCCATTCGCAGGCCCAATCGGCAGGCATAGATCCGTCGAAGCCAGCGGCTTTGGTCCTGATTTCGGCGGGCGGGCTCAGTCAGAGTGCTGCCGGGCTTCAGCTCCGCAGGGGAGAGCTGTCCAAAGTGGCATCAATCCATGCGGCAGCCTACCGACCAGGCGCCGTAGTGGGAGCGCTGGGGATGGAAACGGCCATCATCCTGCCCGATTTGGACCCGCTCAAATCCCTCCCCGCCATCAATCGCCTGGTCAACACCATTGTTCGTGATGCCACCACCCACCTTCACTTCCAGGTGCAGGCGGCAGTCGGTCCCATCGTTCCGCGCCTGGACGACCTGCACGCCACCCTTGATCACGTGCGCAGTGTCCTCAAAGTCATGGAAGCAGCCCCGGACGTTCGCGTGGCCTCGTACAGCGACGTGGAAACGACCGTCCTGACCAGGGAACTGCTGGAGTTGCTGGAATCCCGGACCTCCCTGCGTCATGCAGGAATCACCCGGCTGTGCAGCCGCTATCCGGAATTCGCGCTGACACTCCTGACCTACCTGGAGTTCTTTGGCGACGTGAACCGGTGCGCCGAGGAGTTGGCTGTCCACCGCAACACCGTTCATTACAGGCTCCGCCGTGCCTGCGAGGTGGCTGGCCTGGACCTGCATTCCGCGGATGAACGCCTGCTGGCGCACCTCCAGATCAGGCTCTGGACCTACGCAGGGACCAAGGGCTAG
- a CDS encoding DNA alkylation repair protein, with protein MTPTVGKAPKPAKTRKPAAPAPGTQPTAVAFLERLKIRQSDLEQAKYQRYFKTGEGDYAEGDFFMGVRMGEVFTLSKEFAAMSMEDIEKLLEQDIHEARAGAVKIMALQTQKKKTTEERRQSLYELYLRKHDRINNWDLVDLGAGRVVGGWLMDKPRDPLYELARSENMWERRTAIVATSAFIREGQLDDTFAIAEILLGDKEDLIHKAVGGWVRDAGRSSRERLLAFLDEHAATMPRTTLRYAIEHLGKEQRAYYLTLKDRVSPG; from the coding sequence ATGACCCCGACAGTCGGAAAGGCCCCAAAGCCCGCCAAGACCCGGAAACCTGCCGCGCCCGCGCCGGGAACGCAGCCCACCGCCGTCGCGTTCTTGGAACGCCTGAAAATCCGGCAGTCTGACCTTGAGCAGGCCAAATACCAGCGGTACTTCAAGACCGGCGAAGGGGACTATGCCGAGGGTGACTTCTTCATGGGCGTGCGCATGGGTGAAGTTTTCACGCTCAGCAAAGAGTTCGCGGCCATGTCAATGGAGGACATCGAAAAGCTCCTGGAGCAGGACATCCACGAAGCCCGCGCAGGCGCCGTGAAGATCATGGCCCTGCAAACGCAGAAAAAGAAGACCACGGAAGAACGGCGCCAAAGCCTGTACGAGCTCTACTTGCGGAAACACGACCGCATCAACAACTGGGACCTCGTGGACCTGGGCGCTGGACGGGTGGTGGGTGGCTGGCTCATGGACAAACCGCGCGACCCACTCTACGAACTCGCCCGCTCGGAGAACATGTGGGAACGTCGGACCGCCATCGTCGCCACCTCGGCGTTCATCCGTGAAGGCCAACTCGACGACACCTTTGCCATCGCCGAAATCCTGCTCGGAGACAAAGAGGACCTGATCCACAAAGCAGTAGGCGGCTGGGTCCGCGACGCAGGGCGCAGCAGCCGCGAACGCCTGCTGGCGTTCCTGGACGAGCACGCCGCAACCATGCCCAGAACCACCCTTCGTTACGCCATCGAGCATCTGGGCAAAGAGCAGCGGGCCTACTACCTGACGCTTAAAGACAGGGTTTCTCCCGGCTAG
- a CDS encoding FadR/GntR family transcriptional regulator — translation MTLTPSHRPALAEEITAKLRDMIKSGEWPLQQRIPAEPELMASLGVSRGTLREAIKALAHSGMLEVRRGDGTYVRANSEMSGAAQRMYLEHTQEHIVEVRLGLDTQAARLATKHATAEDLAEMRRLLALRHDAWQAEDYPTWARADWEFHERVAVASGNPLLHQLYVSFGGVFHNDLLRQQRKGGFNGIPREGHDELVDALEAHDPDAAVSSVYRNLDFCADQTQP, via the coding sequence ATGACCCTGACCCCTTCGCATCGCCCAGCCTTGGCCGAGGAGATCACGGCCAAGCTGCGGGACATGATCAAGTCCGGCGAGTGGCCGCTTCAACAGCGCATTCCGGCGGAGCCCGAACTCATGGCCTCGCTGGGCGTTTCCCGCGGAACGCTGCGGGAAGCCATCAAGGCGCTGGCGCACTCGGGCATGCTTGAGGTCCGCCGCGGCGATGGCACCTACGTCCGCGCCAACAGCGAGATGTCCGGCGCGGCCCAGCGCATGTACCTGGAGCACACCCAGGAACACATCGTGGAGGTCCGCCTCGGCTTGGATACACAGGCTGCCCGCCTTGCCACTAAGCACGCGACCGCGGAGGACCTTGCCGAGATGCGCCGGCTCCTTGCGCTCCGGCATGACGCCTGGCAGGCCGAGGACTACCCCACGTGGGCACGGGCCGACTGGGAATTCCACGAACGTGTGGCCGTGGCCTCCGGAAACCCCCTGCTTCACCAGTTGTACGTCTCGTTCGGCGGCGTCTTCCACAACGATCTCCTCCGCCAGCAGCGTAAGGGCGGCTTCAATGGCATTCCCCGCGAAGGTCATGACGAGTTGGTGGATGCGTTGGAAGCCCACGATCCCGACGCTGCGGTGAGCAGCGTGTACCGCAACCTCGATTTTTGCGCGGACCAGACCCAGCCGTAA
- a CDS encoding MBL fold metallo-hydrolase yields the protein MDVVVIETPQLGDRSYLVHDGSVALVIDPQRDIDRVEAAALEAGVLITHVAETHLHNDYVTGGLVLAERHGADYLVNAEDDVSFTRVPVTDGQVLRIGRLSVRVVATPGHTHTHLSYVVTDDAHDGGPEAVFSGGSLLYGSVGRTDLVSPDDTAALAHEQYASVRRLASQASPDAALYPTHGFGSFCSIGPASHQDSSTLGEQSESNHALTDPSEDHFVSELLANITAYPAYYAHMSPLNAAGVGPAALDVPDSVDAGELGRRLRSGEWVVDLRHRVAFADSHLDGSVSFEYGRGDNFTSYLGWVIPWNQPLTLLGPLDEVEKAIRDLARIGIESPDAAVGPGIELLRTVAPGHPQASYPHGDWTLLFQERAKEDVVLDVRRPEEFEASHVKGALNIPVYALLGKMTRIPEVKIWVHCATGYRASIAASLLGRAGRDVVLIDARFKDAAGAGVETVP from the coding sequence ATGGACGTCGTTGTCATTGAAACTCCCCAGCTGGGGGACCGCAGCTACTTGGTGCACGACGGCTCCGTGGCTTTGGTGATCGATCCCCAACGGGACATTGACCGTGTTGAAGCCGCAGCCTTGGAAGCCGGCGTCCTGATCACGCACGTTGCCGAAACCCACCTCCACAACGACTACGTCACAGGCGGGCTGGTCCTGGCGGAGAGGCACGGCGCCGACTACCTGGTGAACGCCGAGGACGACGTCTCTTTCACCCGCGTCCCTGTCACGGACGGCCAGGTCCTTCGCATCGGCCGGCTGTCCGTCAGGGTGGTGGCGACCCCGGGGCACACCCACACGCACCTCTCGTACGTGGTTACCGATGACGCGCACGACGGCGGCCCTGAGGCTGTGTTTTCCGGCGGTAGCCTGCTCTACGGTTCAGTCGGACGGACGGACCTGGTCTCGCCAGATGACACAGCTGCGCTGGCGCATGAGCAGTACGCATCGGTCCGGCGCTTAGCCTCCCAAGCCAGCCCTGACGCGGCGTTGTACCCGACACACGGCTTTGGCTCGTTTTGTTCGATCGGCCCCGCCAGCCACCAGGATTCGTCCACTCTGGGTGAGCAATCCGAGTCCAACCACGCCCTGACGGACCCCAGCGAGGACCACTTCGTCTCAGAGTTGCTGGCAAACATCACGGCCTATCCCGCGTACTACGCCCACATGAGCCCACTCAACGCGGCCGGGGTTGGGCCGGCGGCGTTGGATGTGCCGGACTCCGTGGATGCCGGGGAGCTGGGCCGGCGTTTGAGGTCAGGGGAGTGGGTTGTGGACCTCCGGCACCGGGTGGCATTCGCGGACAGCCACCTGGACGGCAGCGTGAGCTTCGAATACGGTCGCGGGGACAACTTCACCAGCTACCTCGGTTGGGTCATCCCGTGGAACCAGCCGCTAACTCTGTTGGGCCCACTGGACGAGGTTGAGAAGGCGATCCGTGATCTGGCGAGAATCGGCATCGAAAGTCCGGACGCCGCCGTCGGGCCTGGCATTGAACTGCTGCGGACTGTGGCGCCAGGGCATCCGCAGGCGTCCTATCCGCACGGCGACTGGACCTTGCTGTTCCAGGAGAGGGCGAAGGAGGACGTGGTGCTGGACGTTCGGCGGCCTGAAGAATTCGAAGCCTCACACGTCAAAGGAGCCCTCAACATTCCCGTCTACGCGCTCCTTGGAAAAATGACAAGGATCCCCGAAGTGAAGATCTGGGTGCACTGTGCCACGGGCTACCGCGCGAGTATTGCGGCAAGCCTGTTGGGTCGTGCTGGTCGTGATGTGGTGCTCATTGATGCCAGGTTCAAGGATGCGGCGGGTGCCGGGGTCGAAACCGTGCCGTAA